One Lachancea thermotolerans CBS 6340 chromosome F complete sequence DNA window includes the following coding sequences:
- the STD1 gene encoding Std1p (similar to uniprot|P35198 Saccharomyces cerevisiae YDR277C MTH1 Negative regulator of the glucose- sensing signal transduction pathway required for repression of transcription by Rgt1p interacts with Rgt1p and the Snf3p and Rgt2p glucose sensors phosphorylated by Yck1p triggering Mth1p degradation) encodes MFVLPPPPTSTKQALPALRSKRKGAELAPVPEDSEAKEFVNAPPEFASRARDEIRKRLLNRRPLQSDSHSDTVSLAPSETASTIVSATSDTSSAPSLRSSIFSAHVSLASSATSAAASYIEQEKPKLISLQEALPKVFYDMYASDLLMDPQNLLCNGRPKFTKRELLDWELNDIRSLLIVEALRPEWGFQLPIVHFEPPDSSASAIGLPQFRVQLLPLDSPDDFIIRTLVESDLYMEANLDYEFKITSAKYTVAAARKRHEQFTGYHEPVMHLSKPEWRNIIENYLLNIAVEAQCRFDFKKQCSDYKKWKQQQMLVKKPDMPPPSTIPPRKRESSLLKRTLLKNTALKLSEDKPPLPTSKVSLSKEEKAMLWSQCQSRVYQRLGLDWTPDGV; translated from the coding sequence ATGTTCGTGTTGCCACCTCCCCCCACCTCGACCAAGCAGGCGCTGCCTGCACTTCGCAGCAAGCGCAAGGGAGCGGAGCTTGCGCCCGTGCCCGAGGACTCGGAAGCCAAAGAGTTTGTTAACGCACCACCCGAGTTCGCGAGCCGCGCGCGCGACGAGATTCGCAAGAGGCTGCTCAACCGCAGGCCCTTGCAGTCAGACTCTCACAGCGACACAGTATCGCTCGCTCCGTCCGAGACTGCATCGACTATCGTCTCTGCGACGTCAGACACATCGTCAGCGCCGTCCTTGCGCTCCAGCATCTTTTCTGCGCATGTATCGCTCGCAAGCTCGGCAACGAGTGCTGCGGCATCCTACATCGAGCAGGAGAAACCCAAGCTTATATCGCTACAGGAAGCGCTTCCCAAGGTCTTTTACGACATGTATGCCTCGGATCTGCTCATGGATCCCCAGAACCTGCTATGCAACGGCAGGCCCAAGTTCACAAAGCGCGAACTTCTCGACTGGGAGCTCAACGACATACGGTCACTCTTAATCGTCGAGGCCCTCCGCCCTGAATGGGGCTTTCAGTTGCCAATAGTGCACTTCGAACCCCCCGACAGCAGCGCCTCTGCTATCGGGCTCCCGCAGTTCCGCGTTCAGTTACTGCCACTCGACTCCCCAGACGACTTTATTATACGCACGCTGGTGGAGTCCGATCTATACATGGAAGCCAATTTGGACTACGAGTTCAAAATTACTAGCGCAAAATACACCGTTGCCGCCGCACGCAAACGTCACGAGCAGTTTACTGGCTATCACGAGCCTGTCATGCACCTCTCCAAGCCCGAGTGGAGAAATATTATCGAGAATTACCTCCTCAACATTGCTGTCGAAGCTCAATGTCGCTTcgacttcaagaagcaatgTTCAGACTACAAGAAATGGAAGCAGCAACAAATGCTTGTCAAAAAGCCAGACATGCCTCCACCCTCCACAATTCCTCCGCGGAAACGTGAGTCTTCTCTGCTGAAGAGAACTCTTTTAAAAAACACAGCTCTCAAGCTATCTGAAGACAAACCGCCCCTACCCACGTCCaaagtttctctttccaaagaagagaaagccATGCTTTGGTCACAGTGCCAGTCTCGCGTTTATCAAAGGCTGGGACTCGACTGGACTCCTGACGGTGTATGA
- the DBP5 gene encoding ATP-dependent RNA helicase DBP5 (highly similar to uniprot|P20449 Saccharomyces cerevisiae YOR046C DBP5 Cytoplasmic ATP-dependent RNA helicase of the DEAD-box family involved in mRNA export from the nucleus), whose amino-acid sequence MTDTSKKADAADLLASLNIESKKDQAPDAKTVEQKEQSAPEEQGVPKDETADQKKKEQDSNLVKSEYEVKVKLADLQGDPNSPLYSIKSFEELGLAPELLKGLYAMKFQKPSKIQERALPLLLHNPPRNMIAQSQSGTGKTAAFSLTMLSRVDPAVPQTQAICLAPARELARQTLEVIQEMGKFTKISSQLIVPDSFEKNKPVNAQIVVGTPGTVLDLMRRKMIQLGQVKVFVLDEADNMLDKQGLGDQCLRVKKFLPKSAQLVLFSATFDDGVRNYARKVVPDANSLELQRNEVNVAAIKQLFMDCTDENNKFEVLTELYGLLTIGSSIIFVQTKQTANVLYAKLKQAGHQVSILHGDLQASERDRLIDDFREGRSKVLITTNVLARGIDIPTVSMVVNYDLPTTFQGKADPSTYIHRIGRTGRFGRTGVAISFVHDKKSFEVLTAIQKYFGDIEMTRVPTDDWDEVEKIVKKVLKQ is encoded by the exons ATGACTG AcacttcaaagaaagcCGATGCAGCTGACCTGCTAGCGTCTTTGAACATAGAATCGAAGAAGGACCAAGCTCCCGACGCTAAGACCgttgagcaaaaagagcaaagcGCTCCTGAAGAGCAGGGCGTTCCTAAAGATGAGACTGCTGACCAGAAAaagaaagagcaagacTCGAACTTGGTTAAGTCTGAGTACGAAGTCAAAGTCAAGCTGGCCGACCTGCAGGGTGATCCAAACTCTCCTCTGTACAGTATCAAATCTTTCGAGGAGCTAGGTTTGGCGCCAGAGCTTCTCAAGGGGCTTTACGCCATGAAGTTCCAGAAACCTTCCAAGATTCAGGAGAGAGCCCTTCCTTTGCTGCTTCATAACCCACCTAGAAACATGATTGCGCAGTCCCAGTCGGGCACAGGCAAAACTGCTGCCTTCTCTCTCACAATGCTGTCACGCGTCGACCCAGCAGTGCCCCAAACGCAGGCAATTTGCTTGGCTCCTGCAAGAGAACTTGCCAGACAGACGTTGGAAGTTATCCAGGAAATGGGAAAGTTTACTAAGATCTCCTCTCAGCTTATTGTCCCAGACTCTttcgagaaaaacaagcctgTCAACGCGCAGATCGTAGTGGGTACACCCGGAACTGTTTTAGACCTGATGCGCCGGAAAATGATCCAGCTAGGCCAGGTCAAGGTGTTTGTGCTCGACGAAGCAGACAACATGTTGGATAAACAGGGGCTCGGAGACCAATGTCTGCGAGTCAAGAAGTTCCTGCCCAAGTCAGCGCAATTGGTGCTTTTCTCAGCGACGTTCGACGATGGTGTGAGGAACTACGCACGCAAAGTGGTGCCAGATGCCAACTCGCTGGAGCTGCAAAGAAACGAAGTTAATGTTGCAGCTATCAAACAGCTGTTCATGGACTGTACTGATGAGAACAACAAGTTCGAGGTGCTGACGGAGTTGTATGGACTGTTAACCATTGGTTCCTCCATTATTTTCGTGCAGACTAAGCAGACGGCCAATGTCCTGTATGCCAAGCTGAAACAGGCGGGCCACCAAGTCTCTATCTTGCACGGTGACCTGCAAGCCTCAGAAAGAGACCGCTTGATCGACGATTTCCGTGAAGGCCGCTCCAAGGTCTTAATCACTACAAATGTGTTGGCTCGTGGTATTGATATCCCAACTGTGTCCATGGTGGTCAACTACGATCTTCCTACAACCTTCCAGGGCAAAGCTGACCCCTCAACCTACATTCATCGTATCGGCAGAACTGGCAGATTTGGCCGTACGGGTGTTGCCATCTCGTTCGTTCACGACAAGAAGTCCTTTGAGGTGCTGACCGCAATCCAGAAGTACTTCGGTGACATTGAGATGACGCGTGTTCCCACCGATGACTGGGATGAGGTCGAGAAAATTGTAaagaaagttttgaagcagtAA
- the TOM6 gene encoding Tom6p (similar to uniprot|P33448 Saccharomyces cerevisiae YOR045W TOM6 involved in supporting the cooperativity between receptors and the general insertion pore and facilitating the release of preproteins from import components; outer mitochondrial membrane protein, component of the mitochondiral protein translocation complex, associates with TOM40), whose protein sequence is MSARFTAPGAGAPAKKPSRFEQFKQTPAFPVLVNLGLFVAGVAFIQSPLMDMMAPQL, encoded by the coding sequence ATGTCTGCCAGATTTACCGCTCCAGGAGCTGGTGCGCCAGCCAAGAAGCCTTCTAGATTCGAACAGTTCAAGCAAACACCCGCGTTCCCCGTTTTGGTGAACCTAGGTTTGTTTGTCGCTGGTGTTGCGTTCATTCAATCGCCATTGATGGACATGATGGCCCCTCAGTTGTAA
- a CDS encoding KLTH0F17006p (conserved hypothetical protein) has translation MAQMAELLQCAWLAVTFAAKLVQIGLCTLAVLLLGPLIALYMYDVMLYVWRVMVNGHVAAEAEFSGSSKSLGSDGAAREGAQTRAPIEALAYDTAPAGGSESENETAYHSDSAPDTDAEWEMSATPPSSSRNPRQMRPRFGAIKGSYARLSDLITVTISTGADEDCVEGREQEVTLISSRA, from the coding sequence ATGGCGCAAATGGCAGAACTTTTGCAGTGCGCTTGGTTAGCGGTTACGTTCGCAGCAAAACTGGTGCAGATAGGCCTATGCACCTTAGCGGTGTTGTTGTTGGGGCCGCTTATCGCGCTTTACATGTATGATGTGATGCTATACGTGTGGCGAGTTATGGTGAATGGGCACgttgctgctgaagcagAGTTCAGCGGGAGCAGCAAGTCGCTAGGGTCTGACGGCGCTGCCCGCGAAGGCGCCCAAACAAGAGCGCCTATCGAAGCTCTAGCGTACGATACAGCGCCTGCCGGGGGCAGCGAGAGCGAGAACGAGACCGCATATCACAGCGATAGCGCGCCTGATACCGATGCAGAGTGGGAGATGTCCGCGACGCCCCCTAGCTCATCACGGAACCCGCGCCAGATGCGGCCTCGCTTTGGAGCGATCAAGGGATCCTACGCGCGACTCTCAGACCTTATCACGGTGACAATATCCACCGGCGCGGATGAAGACTGCGTGGAAGGTCGCGAGCAGGAGGTGACTCTTATCTCAAGCAGAGCCTGA